The sequence below is a genomic window from bacterium HR17.
TGGACGATAAAGGCAACTCCGTTAAGCCAAAGGCACAAGGCTCTCGCCATTGCAGGGTCAGCGTGAAATGATGAGAACGCCTGTTGAGGCACAACCTTTTGGTCGCTGTAGAAAGCGATGAGGCATGTTCCCGGCGCGGCTAAGTCTAAGCGGTAACCGACTGCTAAATGAGTTGCTGCTGCGCTCGCCTTTCGGTTCAAAGCATCAAAATCCACCTTCACCCCCAGCACCAGTTCAATGGTGTCAAAGCCTTTAAACCGTCGGCAAATAAACCAATCGCTGTTGACGGTGATGTCCATCGTTGGCAAGTAAGCGTGAGTTTTCAACCCAGGTAATAGCGCGTTGCGGGGGATTTTGAACGACTGATTGGCGAACCTAACGACGACTGCGTTTTGTGTTTCCTCTTCCACAACGAGTGGGGATTGACGCAAGCGGTCTGGATGAAGCGGTCGGACGGCGTAAATGGCTTTGATGACACCTTTTTGAGCGGGATTTAAACCCCTCGTGATGCGCACAACTTCTGTCAGCGTCGTCAAGTGTTGCCCCGCTTTCGCTTTCAAGGCGTCTAAAAACGCCAGCAAAGTTTCAGCGGTCTCGGGGTCGGAAAATGCCACATAGAACTGAAAGGCAGGGTCACTTGCGCGAACTTTTTCTTGTGTCAACCAGACGACAGAGCAATCGTCATCGTCCCACCGCTGCCCTTGTTGCAACCTTTTGATGCGACGGGCAATATCAGCAGCCTCATCCAACTCTAACTCGTTGAGCCGTCGCTTCAAGTAAACGATGGCGCATGGGGGCAAAGTTTGGGCGGCATTGGCGTTGCGTTTTTCCAACACGACCAAAAAATCGCGAAAGCGAGCGGCTTCGCTAAATGCTATTTCTTTCGTCGTCTTGACTAAGTAACGCAGGCAATAACGACCGTTACTCCAAAGCCAGTCACGCACTGCTTGGCTGGGACCTCCGCTCAAAAAGTCGCGGGGCAGGACAGCAGCAATTTTTCCGCCGACAGACAAAAAGTTGTCCGCCAAAGCCAAAAAATACGCCCAATAGTTTTGGGCTTGCGGGAAGGCTGTTTTGTAATTGCCCAACATGTTGGCTTTCAAACGCTGCTTGCGGGTAAAGGGTGGGTTCATCAGCACAATGTCCACTTGAGCAGGTAAACGAAAAGCGGTGCCCCGTTTGGGTGCTGGGTTGTTCAAGTCCACTTCCTCGGCAACTTCAAATAGCGAAAATTGGCTGGCAATTGTCCCAACTTGAGCGCGGGGAGTGAGCGTAAGGGAATGTCCGACACCGATGCGTAGGTAGTTGACTTTTGCGTGGACATCTTGAAGGGTCATGTTCATCGCCGCGAGGTGGGCTGCGAAAGGCATGATGTCCACACCGTAAAGTTGACGCTCCACAAACTCGTGATGCTTGTGCCTTTGTTCTCTGGGCAACAACTCAGGCAACAGCCGTCGTTTGTGCCGATATGCTGCCACTAACAAAGTGCCACTTCCGCAGGCAGGGTCAAAAACCACTGCATCAGGGTTGTCAATGACCAAACCTGCAAGCAATTCCGCTGCTTGCGGTTTCGTGTAAAAAGCGCCTAACAACTTGCGGGTCTCAAAAGGCAAAAACTCATGGAACACTCGTCCCATCAAATCGTGAGGCAACTCTTCAGGGCGCAACGCTGCCAGCGCTGCAATCGCATCGTTGATGTGACGGCGAATGGATGGCATGTCAGGCAAGCGACCGGCGACATCCACGCTGTAAACGGTTTCGTAGTTGATTCGGGTCACTGCACTGAAATAGCGTGTTAACTCTTCTGTCCGTTCAATAGGGCGCAATGGAGGCAACCCAATCGCCATCTCCAGCAAGCGATACAGCAGCAGTTGATTGACAAGGACATAAGCCGCCAAGTCCAAGGCTGCCAACTGCAGTTGCTTCTCCAGTTGCTTGCTCGGTTGCATTTCGCCTTCAGCCAAGATGTGGAACAACTCAAACGAACCGACAACTGTTTCTACGACGGGATCTGCCAACCCTCGGTTTTGTCGCAACTCCGCTGACAGCAATTGCACACATTCCCGCAAAGCGCTGATAATCAACTCTGGCGCTATGGTAGCGACTCGTTGTTGTTGATACTTTTCCCATGCCTCCTTGATGAGCCTTGACAATTCAGGCAACTTGATGGCGGGAAAATGAGCGTTCAGGAAGGTAGAGAGGATAAGCGCTTGCACTGGCGTTGCCAAAACAAGGCTACGGACTTGCTCTTGACTGTCCACAGTTCGGCGGATGGTCGGCGGGTAAACGAGGGCGATGATGCCTTCAGCGTTCAAACGATTTTTGTATTCGTTGGCTTGGACGACACCTTCCAGAACTTTGCGCCATCCTTCACCAATTTCCATCTCCACGACGAACCGTTCGTCATTTAGGCGGAGCAAAATGTCAAATTGCCTTCTCGGTCGTCGCAGCGAACCTTGCTCAAGTGTGGGAGCGTTCAGACGCTCCGCCAAAAAATTCGCCACTTCCCTTTCCAACATCTCCTCCGTCACGAAAATCGCCATGTCATGGCACCTCTTTACAATTGTTAGGCTTTTCGCGACGGTAAGGGCAAAAAGGGCATTGGGACAATTTCGGCATCGTGGGGTTGCTCTCTCACCAAGACCTGAACTTTTGTGCCGATGTTTGCCCACTCAATCGCCACATAAGCCATTGCGATGGCAGTGTTCAAATGAGGCGAAAAAACGCCACTGGTGATGACGCCAATCGGTTGACCGTCGGCGAGAACTTGCGCTCCCTCTCGTGCAGTTGCCCTTGTGAACAGTTTCAAACCGACTCGTTTACGCTTAATGCCTTCCCGCATCTGCCTTTCAATTGCGTCTTTGCCGATGAAAGATTTGTCCATCGCCACAAACCGCATCAAATCGGCTTCAAGAGGAGTAGTGTCTTCGTTCAAATCATGCCCGTAAAGGCACATGCCCGCTTCAAGCCGCAAAATGTCACGCGCCCCTAAACCGCAAGGTTGAACTCCTTTCGCCAGCAAAGCATCCCAAATTCGCTCCGCTTCATCGGAGAGACAAATGATTTCCACGCCATCTTCACCTGTGTATCCCGTCCGAGAAACGAGGCATTCAACACCGACAAGCAAAAAACTGTCAATGCGGAAGCGCTTCAACGAACTTGGCTTTTTACTGACATCGGCTAATTCGTCCACGATTGCTATCGCGTCAGGACCTTGAACGGCAATCATTGCTGTTTCAAAAGTTCGGTCAATCAGGGCAACTTCGTTGGGCAAGTTTTGTCGCATCCAAGCGAAATCGGTCTCGCGGCGAGCAGCGTTGACGACGGCGAGGAACTGGCAATCGTCCAATCGCGCAACTGTCAAGTCATCAATGATACCGCCCCGTTCATTGCACAAGAATCCGTAACGAACTTGCTCGTCAGCCATGCCTTTGATGTCCATCGTTACGAGCCGATCCAACGCTTCCGCCACATCATCGCCTTTTTGCTCGTCCCCCGTCCCGCGATCCTCGTCCCGTTCATTAAGCGTTT
It includes:
- the gcvT gene encoding Aminomethyltransferase encodes the protein MAETWRTPLFNAHQRAGAKFVEFAGWEMPIHYGSILGEAKVVRASCGMFDVSHMGRVFVQTLNERDEDRGTGDEQKGDDVAEALDRLVTMDIKGMADEQVRYGFLCNERGGIIDDLTVARLDDCQFLAVVNAARRETDFAWMRQNLPNEVALIDRTFETAMIAVQGPDAIAIVDELADVSKKPSSLKRFRIDSFLLVGVECLVSRTGYTGEDGVEIICLSDEAERIWDALLAKGVQPCGLGARDILRLEAGMCLYGHDLNEDTTPLEADLMRFVAMDKSFIGKDAIERQMREGIKRKRVGLKLFTRATAREGAQVLADGQPIGVITSGVFSPHLNTAIAMAYVAIEWANIGTKVQVLVREQPHDAEIVPMPFLPLPSRKA